A single window of Channa argus isolate prfri chromosome 2, Channa argus male v1.0, whole genome shotgun sequence DNA harbors:
- the dhdh.2 gene encoding trans-1,2-dihydrobenzene-1,2-diol dehydrogenase: MATRWGICSAGRISHDFTVALKSLPAEDHQVVAVAARKLDDAQEFAKKHSISRAYGSYEELARDPDIDVVYVGVIHPYHLSTCLLFTNAKKNVLCEKPLAMNAKEVQEILASAKRNNVFLMEAVWTRFFPSSVEIRGLLAQGKVGEVKMVRSEFGAPLKHIARSVQKELGGGAVLDLGIYCLQFIAMVYNGEKPECIQATGVCLETGVDETVVVTLKFSKNRIAVFTCSSGLQLPNDAIIVGTKGTIRVPSNMWCPTSLVVNGKETQYPLPEPYLPLNFLNSTGMRYEAEEVRQCLLKGLKESAVMSHSDSLLLAEMEDEIRRQVGVVYSQDC; the protein is encoded by the exons ATGGCAACCAGGTGGGGGATCTGTAGCGCGGGGAGGATCAGTCACGACTTCACCGTGGCTCTGAAAAGTCTTCCTGCTGAGGACCACCAG GTCGTGGCGGTGGCAGCTCGCAAGTTAGACGACGCACAGGAGTTTGCCAAAAAACACAGCATCTCCCGAGCGTACGGCAGCTATGAAGAGCTGGCCAGAGATCCAGACATTG atgtGGTGTATGTTGGCGTTATTCACCCGTACCATCTGAGCACTTGTCTTCTCTTTACAAACGCCAAGAAGAATGTGTTGTGTGAGAAGCCACTGGCCATGAATGCCAAGGAGGTTCAGGAGATCCTGGCTTCAGCCAAAAGGAACAATGTCTTCCTCATGGAG GCTGTCTGGACCCGTTTTTTTCCAAGCTCTGTAGAGATCAGAGGGCTGCTGGCTCAGGGGAAGGTGGGTGAGGTGAAGATGGTGAGATCTGAGTTTGGGGCACCGTTGAAGCACATAGCAAGATCCGTGCAGAAGGAGCTGGGTGGAGGAGCAGTCCTAGATCTTGGTATTTACTGCCTGCAGTTTATAGCCATGGTATACAATGGAGAAAAGCCAGAGTGCATTCAAGCCACAGGGGTCTGCCTGGAGACAG GAGTGGACGAGACTGTGGTTGTCACCTTGAAGTTCTCAAAGAACAGAATCGCTGTGTTTACGTGCTCTTCGGGTTTACAGCTGCCCAATGATGCCATTATTGTAGGAACAAAGGGAACTATCAGG GTCCCTTCTAACATGTGGTGCCCCACATCATTAGTGGTGAATGGGAAGGAGACTCAGTATCCACTGCCAGAACCGTATTTGCCCCTCAACTTCCTCAACAGCACAGGGATGCGTTATGAAGCAGAGGAGGTTCGACAGTGTTTGCTGAAAG GGCTTAAAGAGAGTGCAGTGATGTCTCATTCTGACTCTCTTCTGCTGGCTGAAATGGAAGATGAGATTCGTAGACAGGTGGGGGTGGTGTACAGCCAGGACTGCTAG